A genome region from Candidatus Dependentiae bacterium includes the following:
- a CDS encoding UDP-N-acetylmuramoyl-tripeptide--D-alanyl-D-alanine ligase, with translation MLIDLDFLSKNVKNSYLQNGPFSPDSSFVVDSRNVSKGDVFIALKGQMVDGHDFIDQALTSGAGGFILSLEKKEFLLQKYKTEFAGKVILFVPDTLQALLDLAKAWRSQFSYPVVAITGTVGKTTTKEMVRNILKFTDLKYIVSSGNQNTLIGISLNILKMRQDHQAAVFELGIAQRGSMKKLVELLRPTYSLITVIGHGHTQGLGGMDVISYEKREIFSCFTDRDIGIINGDQPELADISYIHPVIRFGKKTTNQIQARKIATDKNTVSFIAKIYNKRYAVVLPSCNESRVMNALAAICVGYVLGISDDILIKGVQEPVIVPGRFEMIPHSSGSMIIHDGYNSNPESVKASLAAFEKYQTDKKKIVVLGDMLELGAESPFWHRQLGRLLHKVSDVNHVILIGKEIEWTKKSLPIGMKSSLFATIDDAFDSLKNMLLQKDKVFLFKASNSIKFSDLIKKLQEV, from the coding sequence ATGCTCATAGATTTGGATTTTCTATCAAAAAATGTAAAAAATTCTTATTTGCAAAATGGACCATTTTCTCCAGATTCGTCATTTGTAGTTGATTCTAGAAATGTTTCCAAGGGTGATGTTTTTATTGCATTGAAAGGTCAGATGGTTGATGGGCATGATTTCATTGACCAAGCTCTAACAAGTGGAGCTGGCGGATTTATACTTTCTTTAGAAAAAAAAGAATTTTTATTACAAAAATACAAAACAGAATTTGCAGGTAAAGTCATTTTATTTGTACCTGATACCTTGCAAGCACTTCTTGATTTGGCGAAGGCTTGGAGGTCACAATTTAGTTATCCAGTCGTAGCAATTACGGGAACCGTTGGAAAAACAACAACAAAAGAAATGGTTCGAAATATTTTAAAATTTACTGATTTGAAATATATCGTTTCATCTGGAAATCAAAATACTTTGATTGGAATTTCACTTAATATTTTAAAAATGAGACAAGATCATCAAGCTGCTGTTTTTGAGCTTGGCATTGCGCAGCGTGGCAGTATGAAAAAATTAGTTGAGCTTCTTAGGCCAACTTACAGTTTGATAACAGTTATTGGCCATGGTCACACCCAAGGTCTTGGTGGCATGGATGTGATTTCATATGAAAAACGTGAGATATTTTCCTGTTTTACCGATCGTGACATTGGAATTATCAATGGAGATCAGCCAGAGTTGGCAGATATTTCATACATTCATCCAGTTATTCGTTTTGGTAAAAAAACAACAAATCAAATTCAAGCAAGAAAAATTGCAACAGATAAAAATACGGTAAGTTTTATCGCAAAAATTTATAATAAACGGTACGCAGTGGTATTGCCATCTTGCAATGAGTCTCGCGTTATGAATGCTCTTGCGGCTATCTGCGTTGGGTATGTCCTTGGCATCTCTGATGACATTTTAATTAAGGGTGTTCAAGAGCCGGTCATAGTTCCTGGGCGCTTTGAGATGATACCACACTCTTCTGGGTCGATGATTATTCATGATGGGTATAATTCTAATCCAGAAAGCGTGAAAGCTTCACTTGCAGCATTTGAAAAGTATCAAACAGATAAAAAGAAAATAGTTGTTTTGGGCGATATGCTTGAACTTGGTGCAGAAAGTCCATTTTGGCATCGTCAGCTTGGTAGACTTTTGCATAAAGTTTCAGATGTTAATCATGTGATTTTAATTGGCAAAGAGATTGAATGGACTAAAAAGTCACTACCAATTGGTATGAAATCTTCACTTTTTGCAACGATCGATGATGCTTTTGACTCCTTAAAAAATATGCTTTTGCAAAAAGATAAGGTATTCTTATTTAAAGCATCAAACTCAATTAAGTTTTCTGATCTTATTAAAAAATTACAAGAGGTTTAA
- the spoVG gene encoding septation regulator SpoVG yields the protein MKITEVKVYPVEESGRLKAYATMVFDDCFIVRDLKVIEGDNGLFVSMPSRRRKDGFRDIVHPLNADTRKLVEDSIVEEFKKTVTIESNPE from the coding sequence ATGAAAATTACTGAAGTAAAAGTCTATCCGGTAGAAGAAAGCGGTAGATTGAAAGCATATGCGACCATGGTGTTTGATGACTGTTTTATCGTTCGAGATCTAAAAGTAATTGAAGGCGATAACGGTTTGTTTGTTTCAATGCCATCGCGCAGAAGAAAAGATGGGTTTCGAGACATTGTTCATCCTCTAAACGCAGATACTAGAAAATTAGTTGAAGATTCAATTGTTGAAGAATTTAAAAAAACGGTTACAATAGAAAGTAACCCAGAATAA
- a CDS encoding Maf family protein — MEYVLYLASGSASRRGMLMAAGIPFQVTEHAADEGSCSVLQPLENLVTEIALLKMKHVKIPTGQEGQVVFVLTADTMTLDSRNQLHGKPTDRHDARLMLTSCRTGATVGTAFCLEKRIFQNDTWVVEKQIVGYDQAWCVVDIPEVFLDFYLDRIPFTQVSGGITIEGFGEQFVKEVSGCYSAILGMPMFKLREALYTLGFYAF; from the coding sequence ATGGAATATGTTTTGTATCTTGCTTCAGGTTCTGCGTCTCGCAGAGGAATGCTTATGGCTGCAGGAATACCTTTTCAGGTTACTGAGCATGCTGCAGATGAAGGATCTTGTAGCGTGTTGCAACCGTTAGAAAATTTAGTCACAGAGATTGCTCTTTTGAAAATGAAGCATGTTAAAATTCCGACGGGCCAGGAAGGGCAAGTCGTATTTGTTTTGACTGCAGATACCATGACTCTTGATAGCAGAAATCAATTGCATGGAAAACCAACAGATCGGCATGATGCTCGCTTGATGTTGACTTCGTGTCGAACTGGGGCGACGGTTGGCACAGCTTTTTGCCTAGAGAAAAGAATCTTTCAAAATGATACTTGGGTTGTCGAAAAACAAATTGTTGGTTACGATCAAGCTTGGTGTGTGGTTGATATCCCTGAAGTTTTTTTAGATTTTTATCTTGATAGAATTCCATTTACTCAGGTGAGCGGCGGAATTACCATCGAAGGATTTGGCGAACAATTTGTTAAAGAAGTTAGTGGTTGTTACTCAGCAATTTTGGGTATGCCCATGTTTAAACTAAGAGAAGCGCTTTATACACTTGGTTTTTATGCTTTTTAG
- the rsmH gene encoding 16S rRNA (cytosine(1402)-N(4))-methyltransferase RsmH, translating into MGKQHGKRKKDRRIDSENQSIDQLNLQTQNKQENDSQGLPESVESVDSLNTSGHIPVLMAEVIKYLDVKAGEVYVDATLGGGGHTRAILLKEPTCKVVGLDWDRSVLDTIGVALQEEFPGRFFPVWGNFSKIHQLVSHAGFHNVNGVLADFGTSQIQIKTKDGFSVYNDTFLDMRFSSSLYKKTAYQVVNYTEEKELADIFFEFGQESYSRKIARAIVLRRQQKYFKTTVELAQFIKDLTPGDYHKIHPATKVFQALRIFVNKELENIDAFLQNSKSILGDGGRLVCISFHSLEDRIVKQFFKDNGNKSAVSRYFDLATKGASMATPEEISRNRSSRSARLRAGILRI; encoded by the coding sequence ATGGGAAAACAGCACGGTAAGCGCAAAAAAGATAGAAGAATCGATAGCGAAAATCAAAGCATTGATCAACTAAATTTGCAAACTCAAAATAAACAAGAAAATGACTCGCAAGGCCTGCCAGAGAGTGTTGAATCGGTTGACTCGTTAAATACGAGCGGTCACATTCCTGTTCTGATGGCAGAGGTCATTAAATATTTAGATGTAAAAGCTGGTGAAGTTTATGTGGATGCTACTTTGGGTGGCGGTGGACATACTCGTGCCATTTTACTCAAAGAGCCAACGTGTAAAGTAGTTGGGCTTGATTGGGATCGGTCTGTTTTAGACACCATTGGAGTCGCCCTGCAAGAAGAATTTCCTGGTCGTTTCTTTCCCGTGTGGGGAAATTTCTCAAAGATTCATCAGCTCGTTTCTCATGCCGGATTTCATAATGTTAATGGCGTTTTAGCTGATTTTGGAACCTCTCAAATTCAAATTAAAACTAAAGATGGCTTCTCTGTTTATAATGATACTTTTTTAGACATGAGATTTTCATCATCACTTTATAAAAAAACTGCTTATCAAGTAGTAAATTATACTGAAGAAAAAGAGTTGGCAGATATCTTCTTTGAGTTTGGTCAGGAAAGTTATTCCAGAAAAATAGCGCGAGCTATCGTTTTGAGAAGACAGCAAAAATACTTTAAGACAACAGTTGAGCTAGCGCAATTTATTAAAGATTTAACTCCTGGTGATTATCATAAAATTCATCCAGCAACCAAAGTTTTTCAAGCTCTTCGTATTTTTGTCAATAAAGAGCTCGAGAACATCGATGCATTCTTACAAAACAGTAAAAGTATTCTTGGTGATGGTGGCAGACTTGTTTGCATCAGCTTTCATTCCTTAGAAGATCGCATCGTTAAACAGTTTTTTAAAGACAATGGAAATAAAAGCGCTGTAAGTAGATATTTCGACTTGGCAACAAAAGGTGCGAGCATGGCAACGCCAGAAGAAATATCAAGGAACAGATCTTCTCGTTCAGCTAGACTTAGAGCTGGAATCCTTAGAATTTGA